CGACGAAGGCGTTCTCGGTCGTCGCAAAGGAGAGCGGCGCCTCCGCCTTCCGGGCGCGGATCGAGAGCTTCTCCTCGGCGGCCAGCAGGAAGCCGGCCACGTCGTAACGCAGTTCCTCGAGCCGGTCTTCGACCGTATCGAGCTTCGACTCCAGTTTCTGCTCGCGGTGTTCGAGCTCGGCGAGCACGTCCTGCGGGTCGCCCTCCTCGTGGGGAACGTCGATGGCGGTGAAATCGGCCTCGACGACCGCGCTCTGGAGGGTGTCCTCGTCGGTCCGCGCGAACGCGGCGACGACGCCGTCCTCGGCGAACACCTGCGTCGCGACGTCCAGGTCGGCCAGGGCCCGCTCGACGCCGTCGGCGCTGCCCTCGCCGACCGCGACCGAGAGCGAATCGTAGCCCCACAGCAGGTCCAGGTCGATGCCCAGCGTCGCGAAGGGGTCCATCGCGGCGATCTCCTCCTCGACCTCGCGGAGCTCGCTCTCGGTCTCGGTGCGTTCGTCGTCGAGCTCGTTGGCCTCGGTCCGGATCTCTTCGAGCTCCGTCTCGAGGGTCTCGTCGGTGACGATCCGGCTGGGGCCGGCGTCCTCGGGCTCGACGCCGAGGATGCTCTTGAGCGAGCGGACGGTGACGAGTTTCTCGGAAGCCTCGTCGCCCCCCTCCATGGGGTTGCCGTTGTCGAAGCCCTCCCAGCGGCCGTCGTAGTCGGTGAAGTGGACGAGGTGCAGGTCGTGGACGGTCTCGATGACGTCGTCCATGACGGCTTTCGAGCCCGTCACGGACACCTTGCTCATTCGCTTAGGTCTGAACATTCACCGCCTCCTCGAACTGTGTCACGACGTACTCGACGACCGCCTCCTCGCGTTCCTCGGCGCGCGCCTCGAGCGCCTCACGCTCCTCGGCACCCTCTTCGAGGATGCGTTCGCGCTCGGTCTCGATCTCTTCGCGCGCGTCCTCGAGACGCTCTTCGGCCTCCGCGTCGGCCGCTTCGCGGGCCTGCTCGCGGATCTCGTCGGCCCGCTCGCGGGCCTCGGCGATCGTCTCCTCGGCGTCCTCCTCGGCCTCGGCGACGATCTCGTCCGCCTCCTGTTCGGCGTCTTTGACTCGGTCGAGAACCTCTGGCCTTGGCATTTGCTAATCGTGGGGAGATCCGTTCAGGGCCTATTTGGTAGTTGCGAAGTGTCCCCGGTCGAACGTCCCGAAACGCGCCCACACGACCACG
The window above is part of the Halosimplex rubrum genome. Proteins encoded here:
- the ahaH gene encoding ATP synthase archaeal subunit H — encoded protein: MPRPEVLDRVKDAEQEADEIVAEAEEDAEETIAEARERADEIREQAREAADAEAEERLEDAREEIETERERILEEGAEEREALEARAEEREEAVVEYVVTQFEEAVNVQT